The DNA window CCGGCTCACCGGCGGGCACGTCACGGCCGTCGATCTGCACGAGCCGTTCCTGGAGCGCCTCGCCGCGAACGCCCGGGCCGCCGGTGTCGCCGACCGGATCGAGACGCGCGTCGCGTCGATGGAGGACCTCGACGTCGCGCCCGGGACGGCCGACCTGATCTGGGCCGAGGGCTCGGCCTACGTGATCGGGTTCGACGCCGCGCTCGCCGCGTGGAAACCACTGCTGGCACCCGGCGGCGTACTGGTGCTCACCGAGGCGGAGTGGCTGACCCTCACGCCGTCGGCGGGCGCCCGGGAGTTCTGGGATCCGGGTTACCCGGCGATGCGTACCACCGCCGGCAACGTCGAGGCCGCCCAGCGGGCCGGGTGGACCGTCCGGGCGACGTACGTGCTGCCGGACAGTGACTGGGACGAGTACTACGGGCCGCTCGCCGCGAGCATCGAGCGGCTGCGCCACGAGGGTGTCCCGGCCGATCTGCTGGACCAGGTCGGCGCCGAGATCGGCGTCCGGGCCGAACACGGCACGGACTACGGCTACACCGGGTACGTGCTCCGGCCCCGCCCCTGACGGTCACCGCCCGGGGTACGCACCCCGGGCCCCACCCTTCACGGTCACCGCCCGGGATACACACCCCGGGCCCCCCTTCACGGTCACCGCCCGTCGGACTTGCGCGCCCGGTAGTTGACCATGTTGACCCGGTTACCGCAGCGCACACTGCAGAACCGCTTCGATCCGTTCTTCGACAGGTCGATGAAGATGCCCGTGCAGTCGTCGGCGCCGCAGACCCGCAGCCGGCTCGTCTCCCCGGTGCGGATCACGTCGATCAGCGCGAGCGCCGCCTCCACCCGGATCCGCTCGGCGAGCGGCGACGTCGGCTCGGTGGCATGGATGTGCCAGTCCGAGCCGTCGTGGCGGGTCAGGAAGGGCAACGCGCGCGCCTCCCGCAGTATCCGGTTGACGGCCTCCACCGCGGCGTCCCGCTCCAGTGTCCACACCTCGCGCAGCAGCGCCCGCGTCTCCCGTACCGCCGCTAGTTCGGCCTCGTCGTGGTCGATGCGTCCGGAGTAGACGTACCCGCGCAGCAGCTCGCTCAGCTGGTCGATGGTGGCGATCTCGTCGTCCCCGGAGCGGGAGGCGCCGGGACTCGTGTTGACGAGTGTCACGACGAACTCCAGCGACTCTTCGGTGTCAGGGGCAAAAAGCAATTTGACTCCCTACAGAACCCGGCCTAGCGTCAGGGACGAAGCTAATTTAGCCCATGACAGGGGACCCGCCGTGAACCTCTCGCCGCGCTCCACCGGACTCGTCGCCGCAGTGATCTCGGCCGCCACCTTCGGCACGTCCGGCGCGTTCATCAAACCGCTCCTGGAAGCCGGCTGGTCCCCGGCGGCCGCGGTCACCGCCCGCGCGCTGATCGCCGGTCTGCTCCTGCTCCCGTTCGTGCTCGTGGCGCTGCGCGGGCGCTGGGACACGCTGTGGCGGGCCCGCTGGCGGATCGCCGGCATGGGCGTCATCGCCGTCGCGTTCACCCAGCTCAGCTACTTCGCCGCGATCAGCCGGATCCCGGTGTCGACGGCGCTGCTGGTGGAGTACCTGGCGCCGCTGCTGCTGGTCCTCTGGGTCTGGGCCACCACCCGGCGGATGCCGCGCCCGGCCGTGCTGCTCGGCTCGGCCCTGGCGATCGGCGGCCTGGTGCTGGTGATCGGGCCGGGCGCGCTGCAGGCCGTGGACCCGCTCGGCATCCTGCTCGCGTTCGCGGCCGCGATCGGCTGCGCGGTGTACTTCGTGGTCGCGGCCCGGCCCGCCGACGGGCTGCCCCCGGTCGCCCTGGCCGGTGTCGGGTTGCTGCTCGGCGGCGCGGTGCTCGGGCTCACCGGCCTGGCCGGGATCGTGCCGATGACCGTCACGTTCACCGACGTCACGCTGCTCGGCACGATCGCGCCGTGGTGGGTGCCGCTCGCCGTCGTGGCCGTCTTCGCGACGGCCATCGCCTACGCGACGGGCATCTTCGGCTCCAGCCGGCTCGGCTCCCGGCTCGCGTCGTTCATCGGGCTGCTGGAGGTCGTGTTCGCGTCGGTGTTCGCCTGGGTCGTCGTCGATGAGGCGCTCACCCCGCTGCAGATGGTCGGCGGCGCGCTGATCCTGGCCGGCATCGCCGCGATCCCCGCCGAGCCCGCCGCCACCGACGCCACGCCGGCGGAGGACGCCACCCCCGCGCTGGTCAAGACCGCCTGAACGGCTGCCAGAAAACGGCGGGTCAGGACCGCCTGAACCGCTGCCAGAAACCGGCGAGGGTGTGCGCGCCCTTGAGCAGCACCTCGATCGACGCCCGTTCGTCGCTGTCGTGCCAGCGGTCCTCGGGCAGGCCGGTGCCGAAGTACACCACGGGCGCACCGGTCATCCGGTTCAGCAGGTCGGCCGGGCCACCGCCGGCGTTGCCCATCCGGCCCACCGGGGCGCCCCAGGCCTCCGCCATGGCCTCGGCCAGGAGAGTCACCGCCGGGTGGTCCGGCGGTGTCCGGTACGGATCCTGCCCGCTCTCCTCGGAGACGGTCAGCTCGTACCCGAATCGGTCGTTGATCTCCTCGGCCACCCACCGGCGCAGCTGATCGCCGACCGCGAGGGCGGTCTGATCGGGCACGATGCGGATGCTGATGGTCGCCTCGGCGGCGGCCGGCACCGCGCCCCGCGAGGGTCCCACCGGATCACCGCCGAGGATGCTGATCACCTCGGCCGCCGGGCGCAACCAGAGCCGTTCCAGGACGGTGTACCCGGCCTCCCCGCCGATGCTGCGGGTGTCCGATCGGGTCAGCCAGTCGTCCTCGGTGAACGGCAGCGCGGCGAGCTCGGCGCGCCGCCGCTCGGACGGCTCGTCGACGTCGTCGTAGAAGCCCGGCAGCGTGATCCGGCCCTTGTCGTCGTGCATCTGCCCGAGCAGCCGGGACAGCTCCAGGACCGGGTTCGGCGCGGGGCCGGAGACCGCACCGCTGTGCATGTCCCGCAGCGGCCCGAAGACCCGCAGCTGGGCCAGGATCATGCCGCGCATGCTGGTGCAGATCGCCGGGTGCTCGGCGTGCCAGAGCAGCGTGTCGGAGAAGAGGACCAGGTCGGCGGTGACGCCGTGCTCCTTCAGCAGCGTCTCCAGCTGCCCGGATCCGGTCTCCTCCTCGCCCTCGACGAGCACCGTGATGTTCACGGCCGGCGCGCCCGCCTCCGCCAGGTACGCCCGCAGTCCCCACACGTGCGCGATCACCTGCCCCTTGGCGTCCGAGGCGCCACGGCCGTAGACGTACCCGTCCCGGACCACCGCCTGGAACGGCGTGGTCTCCTCCCACTCCTGCTCCTTGGCGGCCCGCACGTCGTGGTGGCTGTAGATCAGCACGGTCGGGGCGGCGGGATCCGTGCGCCACTGCGCGTAGACGGCCGGGGCGCCGTCCGCCTTCCACACCTCCACGGTCGGGAAACCGGTCTCGCGCAGCACCCCGGCCAGCCAGTTCGCCGAGCGCAGCAGATCCGCCTCGTGCTCCGGAACACCGGCGACCGAGGGTACGCCCACCCAGTCGGCCAGGTGCCGGACGAGGTCGTCACGATGGTTGTCGAGGTAGGTGCGCGCAGCCGTGGACATGGCGCGCGGACTACCCCGTACCGGACCGGATAATCCGGGGATGCGGATCGTGAGTGTGAACGCCTGGGGCGGCGCCCGGGCCGACGAGCTCCTCGCCTGGCTGCCGGTGAGCGGCGCGGACGTGGCCTGCCTGCAGGAGGTGACCCGGACGCCGGGGCGCAGCGGCTGGACCCGGTTCGACGACGGCGAGCGGCAGCTGCCGCAGCGGGCCGACCTCTTCGCCGATGTGCGGAGCGCGCTCCCCCGCCACCAGGGCATCTTCGTGGCGAGCGACTCCGGCCCGGTGCACGACGACGACGGCGGGCGGCACCGGCAGGACTTCGGCCTGGCCACCTTCGCCGGCGAGCGGTGGCCGGTGATCGGGCTGGACTCGGCGTTCGTGCACGGCGAGTTCACCGACCACCCCGAGTGGACGATCGCCGACCGGCCGCGGGCCGCGCTCG is part of the Actinoplanes missouriensis 431 genome and encodes:
- a CDS encoding SAM-dependent methyltransferase; this encodes MTDLTEAFWRAHHDLPREAPGSPATTELLLRLAGRLPAEPRVLDLGCGTGPATIVLARLTGGHVTAVDLHEPFLERLAANARAAGVADRIETRVASMEDLDVAPGTADLIWAEGSAYVIGFDAALAAWKPLLAPGGVLVLTEAEWLTLTPSAGAREFWDPGYPAMRTTAGNVEAAQRAGWTVRATYVLPDSDWDEYYGPLAASIERLRHEGVPADLLDQVGAEIGVRAEHGTDYGYTGYVLRPRP
- a CDS encoding CGNR zinc finger domain-containing protein; translated protein: MLFAPDTEESLEFVVTLVNTSPGASRSGDDEIATIDQLSELLRGYVYSGRIDHDEAELAAVRETRALLREVWTLERDAAVEAVNRILREARALPFLTRHDGSDWHIHATEPTSPLAERIRVEAALALIDVIRTGETSRLRVCGADDCTGIFIDLSKNGSKRFCSVRCGNRVNMVNYRARKSDGR
- a CDS encoding EamA family transporter, with translation MNLSPRSTGLVAAVISAATFGTSGAFIKPLLEAGWSPAAAVTARALIAGLLLLPFVLVALRGRWDTLWRARWRIAGMGVIAVAFTQLSYFAAISRIPVSTALLVEYLAPLLLVLWVWATTRRMPRPAVLLGSALAIGGLVLVIGPGALQAVDPLGILLAFAAAIGCAVYFVVAARPADGLPPVALAGVGLLLGGAVLGLTGLAGIVPMTVTFTDVTLLGTIAPWWVPLAVVAVFATAIAYATGIFGSSRLGSRLASFIGLLEVVFASVFAWVVVDEALTPLQMVGGALILAGIAAIPAEPAATDATPAEDATPALVKTA
- a CDS encoding M20/M25/M40 family metallo-hydrolase — protein: MSTAARTYLDNHRDDLVRHLADWVGVPSVAGVPEHEADLLRSANWLAGVLRETGFPTVEVWKADGAPAVYAQWRTDPAAPTVLIYSHHDVRAAKEQEWEETTPFQAVVRDGYVYGRGASDAKGQVIAHVWGLRAYLAEAGAPAVNITVLVEGEEETGSGQLETLLKEHGVTADLVLFSDTLLWHAEHPAICTSMRGMILAQLRVFGPLRDMHSGAVSGPAPNPVLELSRLLGQMHDDKGRITLPGFYDDVDEPSERRRAELAALPFTEDDWLTRSDTRSIGGEAGYTVLERLWLRPAAEVISILGGDPVGPSRGAVPAAAEATISIRIVPDQTALAVGDQLRRWVAEEINDRFGYELTVSEESGQDPYRTPPDHPAVTLLAEAMAEAWGAPVGRMGNAGGGPADLLNRMTGAPVVYFGTGLPEDRWHDSDERASIEVLLKGAHTLAGFWQRFRRS
- a CDS encoding endonuclease/exonuclease/phosphatase family protein translates to MRIVSVNAWGGARADELLAWLPVSGADVACLQEVTRTPGRSGWTRFDDGERQLPQRADLFADVRSALPRHQGIFVASDSGPVHDDDGGRHRQDFGLATFAGERWPVIGLDSAFVHGEFTDHPEWTIADRPRAALAIRTTDRSGPDGGRPVWVVQVHGLRDPAGKGDTPARLRQATRLAELVDRIRGPRDLVVLCGDFNVLPSSETFAVLADVGLTDLVGDADTRTSSYPKPVRHASYLLVSDLAAVKHFAVLSTPEVSDHRALVLDI